In one Brienomyrus brachyistius isolate T26 chromosome 12, BBRACH_0.4, whole genome shotgun sequence genomic region, the following are encoded:
- the zdhhc21 gene encoding palmitoyltransferase ZDHHC21: MKPRLHFVVDPMGWLCVSLVFLIWLYNSFFIPRLVLLPHLYEGHIPWTVVVGYYVASLLCVSALFRASTADPGRLPQNPHIPHSEREQWELCNKCNLMRPKRSHHCSRCGHCVRRMDHHCPWINNCVGEDNHWLFLQLCFYTQVLSLFTLVLDFCQYYYFQPLSRVDPEQFTSRHELALLRISTFMGLLMLGGMSSLFYTQITGILADTTTIEKMSQFLDQMKTPRRPWQQTFAEVFGTRWKILWLLPFRRRQPLQASHHYPSHV, translated from the exons ATGAAGCCACGGCTGCACTTCGTGGTGGATCCCATGGGCTGGCTCTGCGTCAGCCTCGTCTTCCTCATCTGGCTCTACAACTCCTTCTTCATCCCTCGGCTGGTGCTACTGCCCCACTTGTACGAGGGGCACATCCCCTGGACCGTGGTCGTAG GCTACTATGTGGCTTCGCTGCTCTGTGTCTCCGCCCTGTTCAGGGCTTCCACTGCGGATCCTGGCCGACTTCCCCAGAACCCTCACATCCCCCATTCCG AGCGCGAACAGTGGGAGCTGTGTAACAAGTGCAACCTGATGCGGCCGAAGAGGTCCCACCACTGCAGCCGGTGTGGACACTGCGTGCGCAGGATGGACCACCACTGTCCCTG GATCAACAACTGCGTGGGGGAGGACAACCACTGGCTCTTCCTGCAGCTCTGCTTCTACACGCAGGTGCTCAGCCTGTTCACCTTGGTGCTGGACTTCTGCCAGTATTACTACTTTCAGCCCCTCAGCAGGGTGGACCCG GAGCAGTTCACCTCCCGCCACGAGCTGGCGCTACTACGCATCTCCACGTTCATGGGTCTGCTGATGCTGGGGGGCATGAGTAGCCTCTTCTACACCCAGATCACAGGCATCCTTGCT GACACAACCACCATTGAGAAAATGTCCCAATTCCTGGACCAAAT gaagacGCCCAGGAGACCGTGGCAGCAGACATTCGCCGAAGTGTTTGGCACCCGCTGGAAGATCCTGTGGCTTCTGCCCTTTCGGAGAAGACAGCCTCTGCAGGCCAGCCACCACTACCCCAGCCACGTGTAG